From one Catellatospora sp. IY07-71 genomic stretch:
- a CDS encoding cation:proton antiporter yields the protein MTFAFEPAPPIPAHAVLLFLLQVATLLLVAVVLGRLAERLKMPAIVGELFTGVLLGPSLLGVLAPGVSAWLLPNEASQVHLLDAVGLLGVMLLVGITGAHLDLGLIRRRGVTAVRISLCGLLLPLGFGIALSYALPAAIVPDGVSRTVFALFLGVAMCVSAIPVIAKTLTDMRLLHRDVGQLTIAAGTVDDAVGWLLLSVVSAMATIGLSAWQVTRSVLFLVGFVVFAAVLGRPLVSGALRLAGRSDNRGTTPAVVAGLMVLGGAVTHLLGLEAVFGAFVVGMIVGRPGVVDAERLAPLRTVVLSVLAPIFLATAGLRIDLTVLGDPTMFLIALAVLAVAILGKFVGAYLGAWMSGLNRWEGLALGAGLNARGVVEVVVAMVGLRVGVLNTTSYTIIVLVAVVTSLMAPPVLRYAMRRVNQSAEEHARRLAHEAWSTPVYPAAERAGAR from the coding sequence GTGACATTCGCATTCGAGCCAGCTCCCCCCATCCCCGCCCATGCGGTGCTGCTCTTCCTGCTCCAGGTGGCGACCCTGCTGCTGGTCGCCGTCGTCCTGGGCCGGTTGGCGGAACGCTTGAAGATGCCCGCGATCGTCGGTGAGCTGTTCACCGGCGTGCTGCTCGGCCCCAGCCTGCTCGGCGTGCTCGCCCCGGGCGTCTCGGCCTGGCTGCTGCCGAACGAGGCCAGTCAGGTCCACCTGCTGGACGCCGTCGGCCTGCTGGGCGTCATGCTGCTGGTGGGCATCACCGGCGCCCACCTCGACCTGGGGCTCATCCGCCGCCGCGGGGTCACCGCCGTGCGGATCAGCCTCTGTGGACTGCTGCTCCCGCTCGGCTTCGGCATCGCGCTCAGCTACGCACTGCCCGCGGCGATCGTGCCCGACGGAGTGTCCCGGACCGTGTTCGCCCTGTTCCTCGGGGTCGCCATGTGCGTCAGCGCGATCCCGGTGATCGCCAAGACGCTCACCGACATGCGGCTGCTGCACCGGGACGTCGGCCAGCTGACCATTGCCGCCGGCACCGTCGACGACGCGGTCGGCTGGCTGCTGCTCTCCGTCGTGTCGGCGATGGCGACCATCGGTCTCAGCGCCTGGCAGGTCACCCGGTCCGTCCTCTTCCTGGTCGGCTTCGTGGTGTTCGCCGCGGTGCTCGGCCGCCCGCTGGTGTCCGGCGCGCTGCGGCTGGCCGGGCGCTCCGACAACCGCGGCACCACCCCCGCGGTGGTCGCCGGGCTCATGGTGCTCGGCGGCGCCGTCACGCACCTGCTCGGCCTGGAGGCCGTCTTCGGCGCCTTCGTGGTCGGCATGATCGTCGGCCGCCCCGGCGTCGTCGACGCGGAACGGCTGGCCCCGCTGCGCACCGTCGTGCTCTCCGTGCTCGCCCCCATCTTCCTGGCGACGGCCGGTCTCCGGATCGACCTGACGGTGCTGGGCGACCCGACCATGTTCCTCATCGCCCTGGCCGTGCTGGCGGTGGCGATCCTCGGCAAGTTCGTCGGGGCCTACCTGGGCGCCTGGATGAGCGGGCTGAACCGGTGGGAGGGGCTGGCCCTCGGCGCCGGCCTCAATGCCCGCGGCGTGGTGGAGGTCGTCGTGGCGATGGTGGGGCTGCGCGTGGGCGTGCTGAACACCACGTCGTACACCATCATCGTGCTGGTCGCGGTGGTGACCTCGCTGATGGCGCCCCCGGTGCTGCGCTACGCGATGCGCCGGGTCAATCAGAGCGCCGAGGAGCACGCGCGCCGGCTGGCCCACGAGGCGTGGTCGACGCCCGTCTACCCGGCGGCGGAACGGGCCGGCGCCCGCTGA